In the Tribolium castaneum strain GA2 chromosome 1, icTriCast1.1, whole genome shotgun sequence genome, one interval contains:
- the LOC135265211 gene encoding uncharacterized protein LOC135265211 isoform X2 → MDFSSENEIDAIASAAVSNLLPAKSRPQYEKTYLQFRQWCSMKKIDQVTENVLLAYLEEKSTTLKPPTLWALYAMLKATLNVKENIDTRYRSKKSQILDKEDISKFINEADDKIYLLMKTVLILGISGALRREELVKMKLTDIEDKQSVLIVKVPDTKTHCERIFTVSNLENIEIVRKYRALRPPRATSDRLFLKYTNGKCVNQNVGINKIGEIPSLIAKWLNKDEPKKYTGHCFRRSSATLLANAGGDLISIKRHGGWRSSTVAESYIEDSLNNKIEIANKIQPSSSTEENKITQPSTSASFNGENNFHLQASSLRPLGINGGTFSSCTFNFHMSK, encoded by the exons atggattttagcagcgaaaacgaaatagatgcaattgcaagcgcggcagtgtcgaatcttttgcctgctaaatcaagaccgcagtacgaaaaaacgtatcttcagtttcggcagtggtgttctatgaaaaagattgatcaagtaacggaaaatgttttgttggcgtatttggaagaaaagtctaccaccttaaagccaccaacactctgggccctttatgcgatgttgaaaGCCACCTTAAACGTTAAAGAGAATATCGATACAC GTTACAGAAGCAAGAAGTcgcaaattttagacaaagaagacattagcaagtttattaatgaagcagatgacaagatatatttactgatgaag actgTGCTAATTTTGGGTATATCGGGAGCCCTTCGACGTGaagaattagttaaaatgaagctaactgacatagaagataaacagtctgtcttaattgtgaaggtgcctgatacaaaaacccactgcgaacgaatatttactgtttcaaatttagaaaatatagaaattgtcagaaaatatAGAGCTTTGCGGCCTCCACGGGCGACTAGTgaccgtttatttttaaagtataccaacggaaaatgtgtgaatcaaaatgttggaattaacaaaatcggagagataccaagtttgattgcaaagtggcttaacaaagacgaacctaaaaaatatactggtCACTGCTTCAGAAGAAGCTCTGCCACTCTTTTGGCGAATGCTGGAGGTgatctaatttcaattaaacgtcATGGGGGCTGGAGAAGCAGCACAGTGGCAGAAAGTTACATCGAGGactctttgaataataaaattgaaattgccaataaaattcaaccttcttcctccacagaagaaaacaaaatcactcAACCTTCTACATCGGCTTCTTTTAATGGCGAAAATAACTTTCATTTACAAGCGTCTTCACTCAGGCCTCTGGGGATAAACGGGGGCACGTTTTCGTcatgcacatttaattttcatatgtcaaagtaa
- the LOC135265211 gene encoding uncharacterized protein LOC135265211 isoform X1: MDFSSENEIDAIASAAVSNLLPAKSRPQYEKTYLQFRQWCSMKKIDQVTENVLLAYLEEKSTTLKPPTLWALYAMLKATLNVKENIDTRKFPKLVPYLKSKSVGYRSKKSQILDKEDISKFINEADDKIYLLMKTVLILGISGALRREELVKMKLTDIEDKQSVLIVKVPDTKTHCERIFTVSNLENIEIVRKYRALRPPRATSDRLFLKYTNGKCVNQNVGINKIGEIPSLIAKWLNKDEPKKYTGHCFRRSSATLLANAGGDLISIKRHGGWRSSTVAESYIEDSLNNKIEIANKIQPSSSTEENKITQPSTSASFNGENNFHLQASSLRPLGINGGTFSSCTFNFHMSK; this comes from the exons atggattttagcagcgaaaacgaaatagatgcaattgcaagcgcggcagtgtcgaatcttttgcctgctaaatcaagaccgcagtacgaaaaaacgtatcttcagtttcggcagtggtgttctatgaaaaagattgatcaagtaacggaaaatgttttgttggcgtatttggaagaaaagtctaccaccttaaagccaccaacactctgggccctttatgcgatgttgaaaGCCACCTTAAACGTTAAAGAGAATATCGATACACGTAAGTTTCCGAAGTTAGTGCCCTACCTGAAAAGCAAAAGCGTAGGTTACAGAAGCAAGAAGTcgcaaattttagacaaagaagacattagcaagtttattaatgaagcagatgacaagatatatttactgatgaag actgTGCTAATTTTGGGTATATCGGGAGCCCTTCGACGTGaagaattagttaaaatgaagctaactgacatagaagataaacagtctgtcttaattgtgaaggtgcctgatacaaaaacccactgcgaacgaatatttactgtttcaaatttagaaaatatagaaattgtcagaaaatatAGAGCTTTGCGGCCTCCACGGGCGACTAGTgaccgtttatttttaaagtataccaacggaaaatgtgtgaatcaaaatgttggaattaacaaaatcggagagataccaagtttgattgcaaagtggcttaacaaagacgaacctaaaaaatatactggtCACTGCTTCAGAAGAAGCTCTGCCACTCTTTTGGCGAATGCTGGAGGTgatctaatttcaattaaacgtcATGGGGGCTGGAGAAGCAGCACAGTGGCAGAAAGTTACATCGAGGactctttgaataataaaattgaaattgccaataaaattcaaccttcttcctccacagaagaaaacaaaatcactcAACCTTCTACATCGGCTTCTTTTAATGGCGAAAATAACTTTCATTTACAAGCGTCTTCACTCAGGCCTCTGGGGATAAACGGGGGCACGTTTTCGTcatgcacatttaattttcatatgtcaaagtaa